In Brachypodium distachyon strain Bd21 chromosome 5, Brachypodium_distachyon_v3.0, whole genome shotgun sequence, the genomic window TCCCTCAACTCTATACCGATTATTTATTGTTCCATGGTGTaaaaaaagcatctagattcAGTCTCTTGCCTCATTAAAGGTGGTTCTAACAATGAAAAACCGGCGTTTTTGTCAGCAGATGTTTAAATatggagaaaaaagaacattggaattttaatatttttggaAAAGCTCAGCCAAATAGTAGACAAATCATGGAAATAGATAAAATCCTTCTAATAAATAGTAAATAATGGTAATAGTTTTATAtaagaaaaaatattgaaaCAAATTCTTAAAATCAAAATTTACAATCAAAAGTAAAAACACGAAGGAAAAAATTAACAGTAGACAATTTTACAGATAAAGAGAATTTTTAAatataaaacaaaatattactCGATaaactattttttaaaatgaataaagatagaatatagaaaaaataatcttGAATTTTTATCAAAATCCATGGTTTTCCATGATGTTTTATAGATACTATGCGTTATAAACTTCCTTGAATCCATGGTAAAGATATAGAATGTTTTAAAACTTTTCGTATTTATAacttttctcatttttttcctAAGTAGACTACCACGTGCTCACGTGTATGGAACTACCGATATGTCTTTTACAAGGGGATCAAATTTAGACGTTTTTCTTACATTAATTTGATGGATCAATCATATAAGTTATGTAGAGTTTTGTTTTCCGAAAAGGAGGAAATCCCCAGCCTCTCCATCGAGTGAAGCACAAAGCCACTTTTATTACCAAGATAAGTAAATGTGCTACTGTTCACAGGTCAAAAAGAGTAGCAACAAAGATTAACATCCgaaatagaaaaaaacatgacacGTCTAAGTGTAGCCAATTCTATTAATGGACCACCATTCAGGCCGGTTgaaatagatttttttttccttcatagCTAAGGGTATCAAGATATTCGTAACatgggaaaaaaattgcaaccaTCAGAacatttcattttctttgaatGTATGACGACTGAGACAGCTTCACCTGAATGCAATCTTTCTTGCAGCGCTTATCCCTCTCTCACACTGAAAATGCTCTTGTCTCCTTTTAAAAGTTTCTTTTGAAAGGATATCGCATTTGCTAAAATGCTATTTGGTCCAGAATTGCAAAAAATTATCTATCTTTCTACTTGCAACATGCATATTTATCGCAAACTAAGATGCGGTAAATATTCCTTTCCGTTGCATTTTTCTTACTTTCGGGTGTGTTCTTGCTAGCGTAGCTGCGGCAAGTGCATTTAAGACTCTGTGTTGGGGTGAACTGCTATTTTCCGTTATCTCGATAATGGAAGCCGATCATAGGGTCgtttggaaaaaaataatttatcaCAAACATTTAAAACCAATAAATTCAAGCATGGTTTATATCTTTCTCAACGAAACAGCTAGtcacttctcttttgttttcttatcaTATCCTGATATAGCAGCAATGCATCAAATTTCAATCAAAAGTTAATGCTgcttacaaaaaaaacagtaaACAAGATAAAGATAAAGTACATGTAAAAACTTACTAGCATGAGCCCGGCGCCACCAGCAGAAGGAGGAGGCATGCTCAGCACGGTGAGCCCCATGACACGCTGCGAGAGTGGGCGCCGCACCTTAACCTGATACTTCTTCAAATCCTCCATCGTCATGATCCCACCAGCTTCCCTCACATCCTTCACCAGTCTTCTCGCCACCGAGCCCCTGTAGAACAAGCCGGGCCCTCTCCGCGCGACGGCCCGGAGCGTCCTGGCGAGCTTATCGTTGCGGCACAAGTCGCCGACCTTGAGGATGTCCCCGTTGGAGCCGGTGTACACGGTCCGGATCCCGGCATTTGCGAGGATGCCAGCTCTGGTCGCCTCCATCTGCATCCGCAAGTACGGCGACACCCTGAACGCACTGGCGAGCTTCGCGGCCGGCATCACCAGCTGCTTCCACGGGAGCTTGCCGTGGCGCTTCCATGCCTCGTAGAGACCCGCGATCTCCCCCGGGACCCCGATGGAGAGCGCGCCCCTTGCTTTCAGCGTCGTGTTGCCACCGTACATGTCCTGAAAATGCACAGCACGTGCAGTTGAGATCTCTAGACAAGTTCGTGATTCGATCCCTTTTTTAATCAAGTGGCGAGCAGAACTGATAGACTAACATAATTAAGTACAACTCTGGGCAGATTCCTGAACTGTAACCTGGGCGAGAAATCACGTGCTCGATCAGGATGGCATACTCTTGGAATCAAGGCCTGGGAATTAATATCATACTAGCATAAAACTAATCTCATCTAGCACATGTTTGTTTTCAGCAAAAGACCGGCTTGTATTCCTCTTTCGTGTGGAATCATGCATACTGAGTAGTAGGTAGGATGTGACGATCAAGTAGGCCACCAGCAGTGGCAGACTAGCATGAACGTGGATCTTGTTGCTGTACATTACCACACTGACAAAAGAATAGCAATCGAGGCTACGGCGAACGGGATATGGTTGTTTGTATCGCAACATCAGGCTCAACGCCGGCCGGCGTAACATGGATGGACATATTCGTTTTGGCCTTCCGGATCCCGTGTTGCAACATCGGCCCGGGAACTAGCCAGCTAAAGGCAGGCACGCGCGCTAGCTTGGACACCCAGATGGCCAAATACAAGTGGGTGTGCGATAGCGTGGATATCGCTTCCTTTCCACTGGTCACGAGGAGAGAAGAGACAAGGACGGCATTGAACATGGCGCCACTATGTAGCTAGCTTAACCTCCACGCGAATGGTTAGCGACGGGTCATTGCTCGATCATATCCTTCTTCGGTTCTTCCCGTCACTCCAAGGCATCCCCACCAGAAGCAACATTATaagcgtgtgtgtgtgtgtgtgcacaTACATACACTGATACCAAGCCCTCAATGGCTAAATTAATTAGCATTAGCTTAACATCTCTTAAGACTAGTATCACGGAGCAGCTAGGGGATCGATGGCTAGCTTCTGATCCATGCTCTGTATATGTTGTTTGCGAGTTGTAAccattatatatatatatatatatatataccagaTCCAGAAAGGCACACCAACCATGTGAGTTAACCACCTAAAGGAGGGTGCGGCTGATCCTGTTTGTGCTGAATTTTTTTCTGATAATTCGTTACTAGCTCTATCCATTTGACGACATTTTCACATTATTGGTATGCAAGTTTGAGAGCCACTCTAGCTAGCACTAGCGTTGACAAAGAGAGGCGAGAAAATGCTCCTAATAAGTTATCGATTTGACCAGGCCCTGTAATTAGATAGCTCCGAGTACTTCGAGTTAATCAGCTTGGTTGAATAGGTAGATACTGCTAGCAAGTAAGCCACCGTACGTGCAAGTCAATCTTAAGTCTTAAGGAGGACTCTTCACACAGCTAGTACTCACCTTTGAGGCGGCCAGCGGCGCGGTCTCGCGGGAGTCGTAGACGACGGCGGTGCCGTCCGCGAGCCTGACGAGCATGAACGCgcccccgccgacgccgctcGACGCGGGGCTGACGACGCCGACGCAGAGGGACGtggccacggcggcgtccACGGCGGTGCCGCCGGCGCGGAGTGCGTCACGCCCGATCCTCGAGCACCGGCCGTCgtccgccgccacggcgccgTGCGGCGAGGTCACCACCTCCCTGCGCCcggtccccgccgccgccgctccggccCCGGCGACAAGGAAGAGCAGGAGGAGCGCGGCTGCCGACCATTGGAGGCGTCGACCTGGTGACAGTGACAAAAGAATTAAAACGGTGATTCACTCACTCGCCCCGCGCGAGCGAGGTTGTAGGGTGACGAGGGAGATAAGCAAGAGAGAGCACTAACCGGCCATGAGCAGAGCAGGCGCGGGAGGAGAAGACAGAAGTGTAGTTTCTTCAGCTGTGGCAAAAAGACCGCGTGGCGTTGGGGAATTTGACCGGTCAGTTGGACGAGTCTGAGAAGCCCCGGTTAAGGCAAGGTTTTATAGATGAGGTCGAGCTCATGATCATTTTGGGGTTGTGGTCGGACTTTAATGATTTTTCAATAGCCAGGCAGTACTTTGCAGTTTGCACGCAATGGGGATTGCGCTTGTGTATATGCTGGGCGATCGTGACTTAGCTGGCTGTGCGCATCTGTCTCTGACGTGCTTTAAGAAAAGGAGTGCAGGATCCTAATGTAGCCCTCGTGGCCGCATCAGCCATCCTTGCAAGGGTGCAAACCGATCCGCCAAAGTCccgcttctagttcaattTTCAAATCTCTTATTCAAATTctgaacaaaattttgaatagaagatttgaaaaatgaaatagaagcgggactttcgcgggatcccgtttgcatccCTACATCCTTGTCCTCCTCGTCATGCTGGCcgcctgcggcggcgcggaggcttAGACCGGCGTCGAGGTTTTGCAGCGCCTTTTCCTGACGAGCAGCTGCCGCTTCTTCTCTCAAGCCGTCAAGCGGCGGGCACAGCCTCGATTCGGTCGCCTcgccttttgtttttattttttgagcttttgcttttattttcttactttaggttttaatttttattgatttgcaaaaaaagaaatcaccTGGCTTCTACAGGGCGCGCACGATAGCGGGCCGGTGGAGTTCCGGACGTGGCCGGATCCGGCAGGAGAGGAGGGGCAGTGCCATGGCCGCACGGGGAAGCAGGCACGGGGGAGTAGGCGCACTAGCGGCAGCGCAGCCAGATCCGGCCGGGAAGGGTCCGCggggggagggggcggcgccatggccacACGGGGGAGCAGGCGAGAGGGGAGGCGGCCAAGGGGAAACTGGGTCGGCTAAGAGAAAGAGGTTCTCTTAGGGCTCCTCTTCGTCTGCGTAGGGTGAAGATGGCGAACAAGCGCCAAAGAAGAGCTTTTTTATGGTACCTTGGTACTCCATAATAAAAAGTGGAGTATCAATCAAATCCAGCCATTGATTTAGAAGGGtatttgtggtattttctctcATCTAAAGGACTAATTATTTCCTAATTGATCTGGAACTTGGCGTTCatggcgtcgccgccgcccgagatCGCGCATGGCCGCCCACATCTCGTTACTCTCCCGACCAACGATGACGTGTATTTGGGCTCCCTCGCCACCACTGCGACCATGGCGGTAGACATCCATGATCCAAACATCTATTCAGATTGGAACGCATGCAGGAAAGATGAGCTCTGCCATGAACCTCGATCAAATCAGTCACATTTAGATCAGATTGATGCTTGTAGCCGCAGCCACTGGGATCCTTCACACGCCATCAATTAATGGTAGGTGGAGCGAGCATCCGTGAGACCGCGAGCAAGAGAGTAGCTAGGCCATACTTGAAGAATTAATCCGGTGCATCTCCAGGGTGCCTCTCTCATGCCTCTCTCATCGTAGGCGCATGGCGTGGTCTAATTAAACTCCGGCGAGAATTAAACTGTTAGCCCTAAACTCCGGCAAGAATTAAATTTCAGATTACGTTTCTACCCTTAAACTCATGGTACTCCTGAGTTTTTTTATGTGGTACTCCCTTGTGTTTATGTTGGAGTGCTAACTAAACACATCCGTTCGATCGAACGAAATGGAGGGCTCGTATTAATCCCgggtaccgtaaaaaagcTCCCAAAGAATGAACCTGTATTGTTGATTCTTAAACCTTGCCAGCGTTGAATACCTCATTTTCAACTTGGCTGCACAGTGCAGGGTGTAGGTTGTTAATGTTAGGGAGTGTAGTTGACCCTACCTTTGCACAGCCCTCAAATTAGATGATATTGTAGCTCATTAGTTATCAAATTAATCTTGACTAGGTGTAGAGCCATACATTTAGacttatatttatttgatacaAGTCTTGGATCCAATCTGTTTCACGGAGGACATAAAATAAACCTGAACTAGCTGGGACATTTCACATTTGACCATTTGTATTTGCACGTGGCTGGAGAGGACAGGTTCAAGTACAAGTGTACAACTAGCCTAGTCAACTCACTTATATCAGATTCTTTTTTCAGCATGGACAGTCCTTCCATGTGGATTAACCAGAATCTCCCTAGCCATGTGGGGCACGAGGCACCGAGCTTTCTGCCGTTTTGACTATGCAATGGAGGGACGGATTGACGACTCCTCTTCGTCTCGTGGTTTTTCACATTAAATTTTTGCTATGTGATGAAGAATTAATGAGAAAAGATGATAAAATTGTTCCTTATTTGATATATCGTCTCTATACTCCCACTCATAATTCAATTAGCCTTACATAATCTTaacgaaaataaaatatactaTAATCGATAATTGGTTGATGTAATACATAATGTATTAACACAGTTCCCTCTAAAATATCTGATATGCACTAAAAAAGGTGTTAAGAAACAAAGCATCTGGAGTAGCCATCGCTGGTCGGTGGGCGACTTGGCGTGTGTGCCAAATAGAATACAGTTTAGCGTTAGTCGTCTACTACGTACTCGGATTGTTACAAGTGTCACGACGAGATTTGAGAAAACGAATGAGataaagaaaaacagaatgcACCGGCACGAGAAAATGCTGGTCGCACGATCATGCATGTTCTTCTCCCCAAGAATTGCTACTCGTGCAGCATGATCTGGCCACATGGCATACTTGGTGCTCAACCATACACAAACAGCAGATCGTACTATTTCCTCTTTATGTTAATCTTGGGCCGTACCATGATGTGTTATATTAATTCTGTTTATCTATCATAAACTGTTTTTAATTATTGGATTAAATTTATGATACACACACGAGTACACACCACTTCACATGCCCACACTGCACAAGCACACCTCTTAATAACTTAATCACATTGTCGAAACGAAGCAACCCTTCACGTGATTCTCATACAAAGAAGAaggtatttttttaaaaatatagagcgtgccaaaaaaaacagaaggaaaAATATGATAACTTGAAGGGTGAAAACATGCAGCACTTGAagaaatttttcaaaaaaagttGTCGTCTTTTTGGAGGTGTGCACACTTGCTATCCTTCGCCCGCATGACGCACATTTCACCATCGGAAAGTGAGGGTCGTCCTCTTGTGTCGCCTCTCAACTATGGCAACGGATCAAAAGGGAGAGATGGAGAACGAAGAGAGATCAGGGGCAGAGATGGAGAAAATTAGACTGATCAAGCAGCAGTCGGACCAGTGGTCTCGGGGGGAGAGATAGGAACTAATTGGGCTAAGGATTTAGGAATTTGGTTTCGGGAAGAATATATATGTCCCGAAACTTAAGGGGCTAAATGCAAAGTTACATTACTAGCCCGTCTGTAAAAACTCAGGATGGCAACACGGCGGGTCTGAACGGGTCAACcaaatccatatccatatccat contains:
- the LOC100844645 gene encoding glutathione hydrolase 1 isoform X1, which codes for MAGRRLQWSAAALLLLFLVAGAGAAAAGTGRREVVTSPHGAVAADDGRCSRIGRDALRAGGTAVDAAVATSLCVGVVSPASSGVGGGAFMLVRLADGTAVVYDSRETAPLAASKDMYGGNTTLKARGALSIGVPGEIAGLYEAWKRHGKLPWKQLVMPAAKLASAFRVSPYLRMQMEATRAGILANAGIRTVYTGSNGDILKVGDLCRNDKLARTLRAVARRGPGLFYRGSVARRLVKDVREAGGIMTMEDLKKYQVKVRRPLSQRVMGLTVLSMPPPSAGGAGLMLVLNILAQYGISGVSGSPGIHRIVESLKHYMAIKMNLGDPDFVNVSDVISDMLSPKFAAELKRTIYDNMTFSPQHYGGRWNILQDHGTSHLSVVDGERNAVSMTSTVNSYFGSLILSPSTGVLLNNEMDDFSMPANTSANSPPSAPANFVSPLKRPLSSMCPTIVLKDGKLKAVVGASGGSMIPAGTLEVFLNHFAKKMDPLSSVMAPRVYHQLIPNVVQYENWTTVSGDHFELDAATRADLRKKGHVLAPLAGGTITQLLVHNIETRGDLTAVSDPRKGGFPAGY